A genomic segment from Cutaneotrichosporon cavernicola HIS019 DNA, chromosome: 7b encodes:
- the MRD1 gene encoding uncharacterized protein (RNA recognition motif), producing the protein MFNKIHDFDGHRHARVESGTRTTDNDMSRLIFLNLPPGLSPESFSAKLAEPKTLKGATVTDTKLVPKRRFAFVGYATEEEATAAKEWFDGSFAFGGGKVKVDFVRDEPLAPKPEKPAKRARLDQGKEEAPKEDKKEKKEKKGLKEFMEVMKGVDVTKPVEPVPGEAGWVAGAQDKKEEAEQEEMEQESVDDDDDDAAWLAKRQNRLDGDEEVGAGPSEPQLDAEDALIMSTGRLFVRNLAFVTTADDLREEFGKFGPVVDVHLPVSQKTGEPLGTAFVLFREPVDALTARRRLDKMTFKGRLLHVLPGRARPGQETVAAAGKGTTDGKVLGKAAEARGDVKARQDDKRTEATAKGLNWATLYMNSDAVAASVADRMGVSKADLLSGADDDISPAVKLALAETHVIAETKAYFDKEGIVLDSLQPRVPRSKTVILVKNIPYGTSITALQDLFASHGELKRVLLPPAGTIGVVEFENAMDAGRAFRALAYRRLGNAVLYLEKGPEGMFKDPSAKNTPASKEAAERAALAEKVAAAAEELRDEPAPEDEAGSTLFLKNLAWATTSARLSSVLSTLPGFSFARVQTKPDPKRPGERLSMGYGFVGFKTKKEAQQALAGLHGFEVDGHTLEAKFAQRGVEEKEDKKVEMGGTKSTKLLVKNLPFEAGKKDVRALFSAYGTLKSLRVPKKSTLSATGAASSRGFAFLEFTTHAEAQRAMDALKHTHLLGRHLVCEWAREGDGVDVEALREKVSRDARGDVVRKRKFDHGGKVEEDDGLEV; encoded by the exons ATGTTCAACAAAATTCACGATTTTGACGGCCACCGCCACGCGAGAGTTGAATCAGGCACT AGGACAACCGACAACGACAT GTCGCGCCTCATCTTCCTAAACCTTCCTCCCGGGCTGTCGCCGGAGAGCTTCagcgccaagctcgccgagcccaAGACGCTCAAGGGTGCGACGGTGACGGATACCAAACTTGTACCGAAGCGTCGATTTGCGTTCGTCGGTTACGCCACTGAGGAAGAAGCGACTGCGGCCAAGGAATGGTTCGACGGTAGCTTCGCgttcggcggcggcaaggtcaaggtcgactTTGTGCGTGACGAGCCGCTCGCCCCGAAGCCCGAGAAGCCAGCCAAACGGGCACGCCTCGAccagggcaaggaggaggcgccgAAGGAGGACAAaaaggagaagaaggagaagaagggaCTGAAGGAGTTCATGGAAGTCATGAAGGGCGTCGATGTGACTAAGCCCGTCGAGCCTGTGCCCGGCGAGGCTGGGTGGGTCGCAGGCGCCcaggacaagaaggaggaggctgaacaagaggagatggagcagGAGtcggtcgacgacgacgacgacgatgcggCATGGCTCGCTAAGCGCCAAAATCGCctggacggcgacgaggaggtgggcgCTGGGCCATCAGAGCCCCAGCTTGATGCTGAGGACGCGCTCATCATGTCCACGGGACGGCTGTTCGTGCGCAACCTCGCGTTCGTCACGACGGCTGACGACTTGCGCGAAGAGTTCGGCAAGTTCGgccccgtcgtcgacgtgcaCCTTCCCGTCTCGCAGAAGACGGGAGAGCCGCTCGGTACTGCGTTCGTGCTCTTCCGTGAGCCCGTTGACGCGCTCACGGCGCGGCGAAGGCTCGACAAGATGACGTTCAAGGGTCGCTTGTTGCACGTGCTCCCcggacgcgcgcgacctgGTCAGGAAACAGTAGCTGCCGCTGGCAAGGGTACGACAGATGGCAAGGTgctcggcaaggcggccgaggcacGCGGCGACGTCAAGGCCCGACAGGACGACAAGCGCACGGAGGCAACTGCCAAGGGCCTCAACTGGGCGACGCTGTATATGAAC AGCGACGCTGTGGCGGCATCGGTGGCCGACCGTATGGGCGTCAGCAAGGCGGACCTGCTGAGCGGGGCCGATGATGACATCTCCCCCGCCGTcaagctcgccctcgccgagacgcACGTCATcgccgagaccaaggcGTACTTTGATAAGGAGGGGATTGTGCTCGACAGCCTGCAACCGCGAGTGCCGCGTTCCAAGACGGTCATTCTCGTGAAGAACATTCCTTACGGCACGAGCATTACCGCGCTACAGGACCTCTTCGCATCTCacggcgagctcaagcgcgtcctcctcccgccgGCTGGGACTATCGGTGTCGTCGAATTCGAGAATGCGATGGACGCGGGGCGCGCCTTCCGCGCCCTCGCATACCGTCGTCTCGGCAACGCTGTGCTGTACCTCGAGAAGGGACCCGAGGGGATGTTCAAGGACCCCAGTGCCAAGAACACGCCAGCGTCCAAGGAAGCGGCGGAGCGGGCAGCCCTCGCTGAGAAGGTCGCTGCCGCAGCGGAGGAATTGCGAGACGAGCCTGCacccgaggacgaggcggggtCCACGCTCTTCCTCAAGAACCTGGcgtgggcgacgacgagtgcCCGCCTCTCGTCCGTcctctccactctcccCGGGTTCAGCTTTGCGCGCGTGCAGACCAAGCCGGACCCGAAGCGGCCGGGCGAGCGCCTGTCGATGGGCTACGGCTTTGTGGGGTTCAAGACAAAGAAGGAGGCTCAGCAGGCCCTCGCGGGCCTACACGGTTTCGAGGTGGACGGGCATACCTTGGAAGCCAAGTTTGCCCAGCGTGGCGTCGAAGAGAAGGAAGACAAGAAGGTCGAGATGGGCGGTACGAAGAGCACCAAGCTTCTTGTCAAGAACTTGCCCTTCGAGGCCGGGAAAAAGGACGTACGTGCCCTCTTCAGCGCATATGGGACACTCAAGAGCCTGCGCGTTCCCAAGAAGAGCACGCTTTCGGCCACTGGAGCGGCGAGTTCGCGTGGTTTCGCATTCCTCGAGTTTACGACGCATGCCGAAGCCCAGCGGGCCatggacgcgctcaagcacACCCACTTGCTTGGACGTCACCTTGTGTGCGAGTGGGCGCGGGAGGGCGATGGAGTGGATGTTGAGGCCCTTCGTGAGAAGGTGTCCCGCGACGCTAGGGGCGATGTCgtgcgcaagcgcaagtTCGATCATGGTggcaaggtggaggaggacgacgggcTCGAAGTCTAG
- the RPS19A gene encoding uncharacterized protein (Ribosomal protein S19e) — translation MPGVRDISAEDFIKAYSAHLKRSGKLEIPTWVDIVKTGPQKELAPYDPDWFYVRAAAIARHIYLRKHVGVGALAKLHGTKHRRGVRPGHHRDSATGVERNVVQALEKIGVLEGHPNGGRKISQDGMRDLDRIATAVLETQRDEEEEEAESESDSDSDSDSDDSD, via the exons ATGCCTGGCGTCCGCGACATCTC CGCTGAGGACTTCATCAAGGCCTACTCGGCCCACCTTAAGCGCTcgggcaagctcgagatCCCCACCTGGGTTGACATTGTCAAGACTGGTCCCCAGAAGGAGCTCGCGCCCTACGACCCGGACTGGTTCTACGTCCGTGCCG CTGCCATCGCCCGCCACATCTACCTCCGCAagcacgtcggcgtcggcgcgcttgcCAAGCTCCACGGCACCAAGCACCGCCGCGGAGTCCGCCCCGGCCACCACCGCGACTCGGCCACTGGTGTCGAGCGCAACGTTGTTCAGGCTCTCGAGAAGATCGGTGTTCTTGAAGGCCACCCCAACGGTGGCCGCAAGATCTCGCAGGACGGCatgcgcgacctcgaccgcatcGCCACCGCTGTCCTCGAGACCCAgcgtgacgaggaggaggaggaggcggagtcTGAgagcgactcggactcggactcggactcggacgacaGCGACTAG